In Saccharomyces cerevisiae S288C chromosome V, complete sequence, one DNA window encodes the following:
- a CDS encoding uncharacterized protein (hypothetical protein): protein MQASLPGEKKVDTERLKRDLCPRKPIEIKYFSQICNDMMNKKDRLGDILHIILRACALNFGAGPRGGAGDEEDRSITNEEPIIPSVDEHGLKVCKLRSPNTPRRLRKTLDAVKALLVSSCACTARDLDIFDDNNGVAMWKWIKILYHEVAQETTLKDSYRITLVPSSDGISDTLTVIQSFSYSLLPVLSATYTSMIQQDASNCTLITTRTVHRSLD from the exons ATGCAAGCAAGTTTACCtggcgaaaagaaagtcgACACAGAGCGGCTGAAGCGTGATCTATGCCCACGTAAACCCATTGAGATAAAGTACTTTTCACAGATATGTAACGAtatgatgaacaaaaaggacCGATTGGGtgatattttgcatattaTCTTGCGAGCATGTGCACTCAATTTCGGGGCGGGTCCCCGTGGTGGCGCTGGTGACGAAGAGGATCGATCTATTACGAATGAAGAACCCATTATTCCCTCTGTGGACGAGCATGGCCTGAAAGTATGTAAGTTGCGCAGTCCTAACACTCCACGAAGACTCAGAAAAACACTAGATGCCGTGAAAGCTTTATTGGTGTCGTCTTGTGCTTGTACCGCAAGGGATTTAGATATATTTGATGACAACAACGGCGTTGCAATGTGGAAATGGATCAAAATTCTGTACCACGAAGTAGCGCAGGAAACCACGCTGAAGGACTCTTATAGAATAACTTTGGTACCTTCTTCTGATGGTATATCA GATACCCTTACCGTTATCCAGAGCTTCAGCTACTCGCTTTTGCCGGTCCTCAGCGCAACGTATACGTCGATGATACAACAAGACGCATCCAACTGTACACTGATTACAACAAGAACGGTTCATCGGAGCCTCGACTAA
- a CDS encoding uncharacterized protein (hypothetical protein), whose amino-acid sequence MQASLPGEKKVDTERLKRDLCPRKPIEIKYFSQICNDMMNKKDRLGDILHIILRACALNFGAGPRGGAGDEEDRSITNEEPIIPSVDEHGLKVCKLRSPNTPRRLRKTLDAVKALLVSSCACTARDLDIFDDNNGVAMWKWIKILYHEVAQETTLKDSYRITLVPSSDGISVCGKLWGELNNCFHMPASFCVIEKFCSENRSEELTSIWKTILFFK is encoded by the coding sequence ATGCAAGCAAGTTTACCtggcgaaaagaaagtcgACACAGAGCGGCTGAAGCGTGATCTATGCCCACGTAAACCCATTGAGATAAAGTACTTTTCACAGATATGTAACGAtatgatgaacaaaaaggacCGATTGGGtgatattttgcatattaTCTTGCGAGCATGTGCACTCAATTTCGGGGCGGGTCCCCGTGGTGGCGCTGGTGACGAAGAGGATCGATCTATTACGAATGAAGAACCCATTATTCCCTCTGTGGACGAGCATGGCCTGAAAGTATGTAAGTTGCGCAGTCCTAACACTCCACGAAGACTCAGAAAAACACTAGATGCCGTGAAAGCTTTATTGGTGTCGTCTTGTGCTTGTACCGCAAGGGATTTAGATATATTTGATGACAACAACGGCGTTGCAATGTGGAAATGGATCAAAATTCTGTACCACGAAGTAGCGCAGGAAACCACGCTGAAGGACTCTTATAGAATAACTTTGGTACCTTCTTCTGATGGTATATCAGTATGTGGAAAACTTTGGGGAGAGTTGAACAACTGCTTCCATATGCCAGCCTCATTTTGCGTAATCGAGAAGTTTTGTTCAGAGAACCGAAGCGAGGAATTGACGAGTATCTGGAAAAcgattcttttcttcaaatga
- a CDS encoding uncharacterized protein (hypothetical protein), with the protein MKVSDRRKFEKANFDEFESALNNKNDLVHCPSITLFESIPTEVRSFYEDEKSGLIKVVKFRTGAMDRKRSFEKVVISVMVGKNVKKFLTFVEDEPDFQGGPIPSNKPRDGLHVVSSAYFEIQ; encoded by the coding sequence atgaaagtttccGATAGGcgtaagtttgaaaaagcaaactttGACGAGTTTGAGTCGGCtctaaataacaaaaacgacTTGGTACATTGTCCctcaataactttatttgaatcGATCCCCACGGAAGTGCGGTCATTCTACGAAGACGAAAAGTCTGGCCTAATCAAAGTGGTAAAATTCAGAACTGGTGCAATGGATAGGAAAaggtcttttgaaaaagttgtcATTTCCGTCATGGTCGggaaaaatgtaaaaaagTTCCTGACGtttgttgaagacgaaCCAGATTTCCAGGGCGGACCAATCCCTTCAAACAAACCACGTGATGGTCTACACGTTGTTTCAAGTGcatactttgaaattcaatag
- a CDS encoding uncharacterized protein (hypothetical protein; located adjacent to ARS503 and the telomere on the left arm of chromosome V; regulated by inositol/choline), producing the protein MVNLANVLTNATAATLSAWSNTVPLETYFHFDEASGFGDYYLNVSVIWMNETLYETRIVPAIINVREWLDHMEANDPSPSVTNPYETSGYYAFSTVVPVLMGNMKVA; encoded by the coding sequence ATGGTAAACTTAGCTAACGTTTTAACCAACGCGACTGCAGCTACGCTGAGCGCATGGTCTAATACAGTTCCGTTAGAGacatattttcattttgatgAGGCATCAGGATTTGGCGACTACTATTTGAATGTATCCGTAATCTGGATGAATGAAACCCTTTATGAAACCAGAATTGTCCCAGCTATTATCAATGTCCGCGAATGGCTTGACCATATGGAGGCAAACGATCCTTCACCTAGTGTAACTAACCCATACGAAACTTCAGGTTATTATGCCTTTTCAACAGTAGTACCTGTTTTAATGGGGAATATGAAAGTAGCATAA
- the RMD6 gene encoding Rmd6p (Protein required for sporulation; localizes to the peroxisome) — MSACPCNIVILPVEILKNSSKDTKYSLYTTINRGYDVPRLKYGIIVSPRVHSLETLFSDLGFDKNIEKSSLYLLLNDPTLAYPNFHEHFEQLKGETNKDLSLPTYYIPKVQFLTEAFDSEHTLATIGYKPNNKESYEITGFTSMGNGYGIKLFNYSVIHMMRSHKCKRVVADIIMEHDLLGYYEKKLGFVEVQRFKVLKEQHQVKVFDDKVDFTKDFHVIKMIKELGNHRL; from the coding sequence ATGTCAGCTTGCCCTTGCAACATCGTTATACTCCCAGTCgagattttgaagaattcatCTAAAGATACTAAGTATAGCTTGTATACAACAATTAATCGAGGATATGATGTCCCAAGACTCAAATATGGCATCATAGTTAGCCCTCGAGTGCACAGCCTTGAGACTTTATTCAGTGATCTGGGCTTTGACAAGAATATAGAGAAATCCTCGCTTTACTTATTATTAAATGATCCTACCTTAGCATACCCTAATTTCCATGAACATTTTGAACAGCTTAAAGGTGAAACAAACAAAGATTTATCTCTACCGACATATTATATTCCGAAGGTCCAGTTTTTGACAGAGGCATTCGATTCAGAACATACCCTAGCAACCATCGGCTACAAACCAAATAATAAGGAGAGTTATGAGATCACAGGTTTTACATCCATGGGTAATGGTTATGGTATAAAACTATTCAATTACAGTGTAATTCATATGATGCGGTCTCATAAGTGTAAAAGAGTGGTTGCAGATATTATCATGGAGCATGACCTATTGGGTTACTATGAAAAGAAGCTTGGCTTTGTAGAGGTGCAAAGGTTCAAAGTTCTCAAAGAACAGCACCAAGTAAAGGTATTTGACGATAAAGTTGACTTTACCAAAGACTTTCATGTGATCAAAATGATTAAAGAGTTGGGAAATCATAGATTGTAG
- the DLD3 gene encoding D-lactate dehydrogenase (2-hydroxyglutarate transhydrogenase, and minor D-lactate dehydrogenase; converts D-2-hydroxyglutarate (D-2HG), an oncometabolite, to alpha-ketoglutarate in the presence of FAD, with concomitant reduction of pyruvate to D-lactate; minor lactate dehydrogenase activity; component of the retrograde regulon that consists of genes whose expression are stimulated by damage to mitochondria and reduced in cells grown with glutamate as the sole nitrogen source; located in the cytoplasm): protein MTAAHPVAQLTAEAYPKVKRNPNFKVLDSEDLAYFRSILSNDEILNSQAPEELASFNQDWMKKYRGQSNLILLPNSTDKVSKIMKYCNDKKLAVVPQGGNTDLVGASVPVFDEIVLSLRNMNKVRDFDPVSGTFKCDAGVVMRDAHQFLHDHDHIFPLDLPSRNNCQVGGVVSTNAGGLNFLRYGSLHGNVLGLEVVLPNGEIISNINALRKDNTGYDLKQLFIGAEGTIGVVTGVSIVAAAKPKALNAVFFGIENFDTVQKLFVKAKSELSEILSAFEFMDRGSIECTIEYLKDLPFPLENQHNFYVLIETSGSNKRHDDEKLTAFLKDTTDSKLISEGMMAKDKADFDRLWTWRKSVPTACNSYGGMYKYDMSLQLKDLYSVSAAVTERLNAAGLIGDAPKPVVKSCGYGHVGDGNIHLNIAVREFTKQIEDLLEPFVYEYIASKKGSISAEHGIGFHKKGKLHYTRSDIEIRFMKDIKNHYDPNGILNPYKYI, encoded by the coding sequence ATGACGGCCGCACATCCTGTTGCTCAGTTAACTGCCGAGGCATACCCTAAAGTCAAGAGAAAcccaaatttcaaagttctCGACTCGGAAGATTTGGCGTACTTTCGTTCGATTTTGTCAAATGATGAAATCTTAAACTCTCAAGCTCCAGAAGAGCTTGCTTCGTTTAACCAGGActggatgaaaaaatatagagGCCAGTCCAATTTAATTCTCTTGCCAAACTCCACTGATAAAGTGTCCAAGATTATGAAATACTGTAACGATAAAAAGTTGGCAGTAGTACCACAAGGTGGTAACACCGACTTGGTCGGAGCCTCTGTTCCGGTATTTGATGAGATTGTTCTTTCTCTAAGAAATATGAACAAAGTCAGAGATTTTGATCCAGTTAGCGGGACTTTCAAGTGTGACGCGGGTGTCGTTATGCGTGATGCGCATCAATTTTTACACGACCATGACCATATCTTCCCATTGGATCTGCCTTCTAGAAACAACTGTCAAGTGGGCGGTGTAGTTTCAACAAATGCAGGTGGTTTGAACTTTTTAAGATATGGGTCTCTACACGGTAATGTTTTGGGTTTGGAAGTGGTGCTACCCAACGGTGAGATTATCAGCAATATCAATGCCCTAAGGAAGGACAATACTGGTTATGACTTGAAACAATTATTCATCGGTGCAGAGGGTACTATCGGTGTCGTTACTGGTGTATCCATAGTTGCAGCAGCAAAGCCAAAAGCCTTGAATGCCGTATTTTTTGGTATTGAGAATTTCGATACCGTTCAGAAATTATTTGTCAAGGCTAAAAGTGAATTATCTGAGATTTTATCTGCTTTTGAATTCATGGACCGTGGCTCCATTGAATGTACGATAGAATACTTGAAGGACTTGCCTTTCCCTCTGGAGAACCAACACAACTTTTATGTTCTTATTGAAACGTCAGGGTCCAATAAGAGACACGACGATGAGAAGCTGACTGCTTTCCTCAAAGATACCACAGATTCTAAATTAATTTCGGAGGGTATGATGGCTAAGGACAAAGCCGATTTTGATAGACTTTGGACCTGGAGAAAATCTGTTCCAACAGCTTGTAATTCTTACGGTGGTATGTACAAGTATGACATGTCACTTCAATTGAAAGATTTATATTCCGTATCTGCGGCTGTGACGGAGAGATTAAACGCAGCCGGTTTGATTGGTGATGCACCAAAACCAGTTGTTAAATCATGTGGTTATGGTCATGTCGGTGACGGAAACATCCATTTAAATATCGCGGTAAGAGAATTTACAAAACAGATTGAGGACTTACTAGAACCATTTGTTTATGAATATATTGCATCAAAGAAAGGTTCCATCAGTGCTGAGCATGGGATCGGTTTCCATAAGAAAGGTAAGTTACACTACACCAGAAGTGATATTGAAATTAGATTTATGAAGGATATCAAAAATCACTACGATCCAAATGGAATCTTAAACCCATACAAGTACATTTGA